The Meiothermus sp. CFH 77666 region CCCGCGTACAGGCCTATGAAGGTGTGGTCATCAAAATCAAACGCAATGGCTTCAACAGCGCCTTCACGGTACGCAAAATTTCCTTCAACGAAGGGGTGGAGCGGGTGTTTCCCTTCAACTCGCCCCTCATCGAGAGCGTGCAGGTGGTAAGCCGGGGCAAGGTGCGCCGCGCCAAGCTCTACTATCTGCGTGAGCTGCGCGGCAAGGCCGCCCGCATCAAAGGCGACCGCAAGCGCCTCAACGAGGATGTGGAAGCCCGGGCCGTGGCAGCCAGGGAAGCTGCCGAGGCCAAGGCTGTTGCCGATGCTGCTGCAAAGCAGGAAGCCGAGCGCGCAGCCGAAGTCAGTGAAGCGGTAGAGGAAAACAAGGCGTAATACCGAATCTGCTCAGAAGTGACCTAAAAGCGATATACAAGTCCCTCGGACGCGCCCCCTGGCGCGGCAAGTGAGGGGCGCGTTTAGCGCCGCTCACGCGCAGAGTTGGTATAAGATTCGTTGGGCAAGGCCGGAGTGGAGTACCCACTCCGGTTATTTTTTGCCCTGCTTTAGCCACTGGCCTACCCGCCGCAAGACCTCGGGGATGGACTCTAGCAACCACAGATACCCCAGGAGCGCCATGGCAATCCAGAAAATCAGGCGCGGGTCGCCTGGGTTAAGCAGGGCAAAGCTCAGGCTCAGGGACAGGGCGATCAGAATGAGCCTGGAAAGCCCAGGGCGCAGGTGGCGAAAGCGGTAGACTTCGCCAATGCCCAACCCCACCCACAGCAGGGTTTCCCAGCGCAGCACCTGGGGCCAGTAGAGGGTCGGCGGCCAGGAGAGCCAGGCCATGAGGGCCAGGGAAAGCAGGGGATAGACCCCGATT contains the following coding sequences:
- the rplS gene encoding 50S ribosomal protein L19, producing MNRGALLKVVEKKYTRTDIPQFKPGDTVKVNYKVVEGNRTRVQAYEGVVIKIKRNGFNSAFTVRKISFNEGVERVFPFNSPLIESVQVVSRGKVRRAKLYYLRELRGKAARIKGDRKRLNEDVEARAVAAREAAEAKAVADAAAKQEAERAAEVSEAVEENKA